From one Parambassis ranga chromosome 5, fParRan2.1, whole genome shotgun sequence genomic stretch:
- the LOC114435381 gene encoding profilin-3-like produces the protein MSAQSYIDVLMRPDHYGFYPMAEGAIWEFRSCMPLGSTPGLSGIKPDEIRKLVSDTPTVVCIAGQKCLVLRDELHCAPIYLMDLKTMPDAEGNKYSICVGKCKTAVVIGKGKKGVTGGQVSNMVGILRSALCEIGL, from the exons ATGTCAGCGCAGAGTTACATCGACGTACTGATGAGGCCTGACCACTACGGGTTCTACCCCATGGCAGAGGGCGCCATCTGGGAGTTTAGATCATGTATGCCATTGGGCTCCACCCCTGGTCTGAGTGGCatcaag cCAGATGAGATTAGGAAGCTGGTTTCAGACACTCCCACAGTTGTGTGCATCGCTGGACAGAAGTGCCTAGTGCTCAGAGACGAGCTGCACTGTGCGCCCATCTACTTGATGGACTTGAAGACCATGCCAGATGCTGAGGGCAACAAATACAGCATCTGTGTGGGCAAGTGCAAGACAG ctgTCGTCATTGGTAAGGGCAAAAAAGGGGTCACAGGTGGACAGGTGTCCAACATGGTGGGTATACTTAGGTCCGCCCTGTGCGAAATAGGCCTATAA
- the LOC114435400 gene encoding type-2 ice-structuring protein-like, with translation MKLLTVAALLCAVMALTTAAACPKDWTPFNNNCYIYEPKSMTYAEAQKNCQSKGANLASAHSVEESKLLGKLVSEGFGGKSPYIWLGDSDKAKVHNSPVTSLVC, from the exons ATGAAACTGCTGACTGTGGCTGCACTCCTGTGTGCAGTGATGGCTCTGACCACTGCTGCTG cctgtCCCAAAGATTGGACTCCATTCAATAACAATTGTTACATCTATGAGCCCAAATCCATGACCTATGCTGAGGCTCAG AAAAACTGTCAGTCCAAGGGTGCAAACCTGGCATCTGCGCACAGTGTTGAAGAAAGTAAGCTCCTTGGGAAGCTTGTGAGTGAAGGATTTGGTGGGAAAAGTCCATATATTTGGCTTGGAGACTCTGACAAAGCGAAGGTACACAATTCACCAGTTACCAGTTTGGTCTGCTGA
- the LOC114435401 gene encoding galactose-specific lectin nattectin-like: MGAACPKDWTPFNDKCYIYEPKSMTYAEAQKNCQSKGANLASAHSVEESKLLGKIVSEGFGGKSPYIWLGGSDRAKKVLRKLNYKRRVHFKNWCQGRPKRVPGDQDCFSMQWKARCLGFSSCGAVLQSVCIKKP, from the exons atgggggcgg cctgtCCCAAAGATTGGACTCCATTCAATGACAAATGTTACATCTATGAGCCCAAATCCATGACCTATGCTGAGGCTCAG AAAAACTGTCAGTCCAAGGGTGCAAACCTGGCATCTGCGCACAGTGTTGAAGAAAGTAAACTCCTTGGAAAGATTGTGAGTGAAGGATTTGGTGGGAAAAGTCCATATATTTGGCTTGGAGGCTCTGACAGAGCGAAG AAGGTGCTCCGGAAGCTGAATTATAAAAGACGTGTACATTTTAAGAACTGGTGCCAAGGACGGCCTAAAAGAGTCCCAGGAGatcaggactgtttcagcatgCAGTGGAAAG CTAGGTGCTTGGGTTTCTCTTCCTGTGGTGCTGTGCTCCAATCAGTCTGCATCAAGAAACCCTGA